In Alosa alosa isolate M-15738 ecotype Scorff River chromosome 19, AALO_Geno_1.1, whole genome shotgun sequence, a genomic segment contains:
- the LOC125284221 gene encoding CD276 antigen-like isoform X3 yields the protein MASFKVQVPSEPLVAVRGSYAVLSCSFPPVAQQGIPPGLLVTWQRVDDSRVVHSFYYGRNQLSRQSVDFKNRTRLYVSELWTGNASLRITDVRAQDAGQYLCTVSDDRGTDKAEMKVEYAAFYSEPQLIIEVGLHNSSVQFETEGFPKAEVQWLGPQEQELEHQSEFKYGDGLFYLTTSYVVQNHNRSNISLRLSNQLLDQVLVRQIHFSQVHGSTDTRKDLTIALSCICVILGLVCTALLFHIYKNHTKHIL from the exons ATGG cCTCCTTCAAGGTCCAGGTCCCATCAGAACCTTTGGTGGCAGTTAGAGGCAGCTATGCAGTCCTCAGCTGCTCCTTTCCTCCTGTGGCCCAACAAGGAATTCCACCAGGATTGCTGGTAACGTGGCAGCGGGTTGACGATTCAAGAGTTGTGCACAGTTTTTATTATGGCCGGAACCAACTGAGTCGTCAGAGTGTTGACTTCAAGAATCGGACCAGACTTTATGTGTCTGAACTGTGGACAGGGAACGCCTCTCTGAGAATCACAGATGTCCGAGCGCAGGACGCAGGACAGTACCTTTGCACAGTTAGTGATGACAGGGGAACCGATAAAGCAGAGATGAAGGTGGAGTATGCAG CATTCTATTCTGAACCCCAGCTGATTATTGAAGTGGGCCTCCACAACTCAAGTGTCCAGTTTGAAACTGAGGGCTTCCCTAAAGCAGAGGTCCAGTGGTTGGGGCCACAAGAACAGGAGCTGGAACATCAGTCAGAGTTCAAATACGG GGACGGTCTCTTCTATCTGACAACTTCTTATGTGGTCCAGAACCATAATAGATCAAATATCAGCCTGCGATTGTCAAATCAACTTTTGGACCAAGTACTGGTGAGGCAAATCCATTTCAGTCAGG TGCATGGCTCCACTGACACCAGGAAGGACCTCACTATCGCTCTCTCATGCATTTGTGTTATCCTTGGCCTTGTGTGTACTGCCTTGTTATTTCATATTTATAAAAATCACACAAAACATATACTATAG
- the LOC125284221 gene encoding CD276 antigen-like isoform X1, which translates to MGYRVGGVLVLCPHLSLLVIAASFKVQVPSEPLVAVRGSYAVLSCSFPPVAQQGIPPGLLVTWQRVDDSRVVHSFYYGRNQLSRQSVDFKNRTRLYVSELWTGNASLRITDVRAQDAGQYLCTVSDDRGTDKAEMKVEYAAFYSEPQLIIEVGLHNSSVQFETEGFPKAEVQWLGPQEQELEHQSEFKYGDGLFYLTTSYVVQNHNRSNISLRLSNQLLDQVLVRQIHFSQVHGSTDTRKDLTIALSCICVILGLVCTALLFHIYKNHTKHIL; encoded by the exons cCTCCTTCAAGGTCCAGGTCCCATCAGAACCTTTGGTGGCAGTTAGAGGCAGCTATGCAGTCCTCAGCTGCTCCTTTCCTCCTGTGGCCCAACAAGGAATTCCACCAGGATTGCTGGTAACGTGGCAGCGGGTTGACGATTCAAGAGTTGTGCACAGTTTTTATTATGGCCGGAACCAACTGAGTCGTCAGAGTGTTGACTTCAAGAATCGGACCAGACTTTATGTGTCTGAACTGTGGACAGGGAACGCCTCTCTGAGAATCACAGATGTCCGAGCGCAGGACGCAGGACAGTACCTTTGCACAGTTAGTGATGACAGGGGAACCGATAAAGCAGAGATGAAGGTGGAGTATGCAG CATTCTATTCTGAACCCCAGCTGATTATTGAAGTGGGCCTCCACAACTCAAGTGTCCAGTTTGAAACTGAGGGCTTCCCTAAAGCAGAGGTCCAGTGGTTGGGGCCACAAGAACAGGAGCTGGAACATCAGTCAGAGTTCAAATACGG GGACGGTCTCTTCTATCTGACAACTTCTTATGTGGTCCAGAACCATAATAGATCAAATATCAGCCTGCGATTGTCAAATCAACTTTTGGACCAAGTACTGGTGAGGCAAATCCATTTCAGTCAGG TGCATGGCTCCACTGACACCAGGAAGGACCTCACTATCGCTCTCTCATGCATTTGTGTTATCCTTGGCCTTGTGTGTACTGCCTTGTTATTTCATATTTATAAAAATCACACAAAACATATACTATAG
- the LOC125284221 gene encoding CD276 antigen-like isoform X2, translated as MRRIISSLLKVMPSFKVQVPSEPLVAVRGSYAVLSCSFPPVAQQGIPPGLLVTWQRVDDSRVVHSFYYGRNQLSRQSVDFKNRTRLYVSELWTGNASLRITDVRAQDAGQYLCTVSDDRGTDKAEMKVEYAAFYSEPQLIIEVGLHNSSVQFETEGFPKAEVQWLGPQEQELEHQSEFKYGDGLFYLTTSYVVQNHNRSNISLRLSNQLLDQVLVRQIHFSQVHGSTDTRKDLTIALSCICVILGLVCTALLFHIYKNHTKHIL; from the exons cCTCCTTCAAGGTCCAGGTCCCATCAGAACCTTTGGTGGCAGTTAGAGGCAGCTATGCAGTCCTCAGCTGCTCCTTTCCTCCTGTGGCCCAACAAGGAATTCCACCAGGATTGCTGGTAACGTGGCAGCGGGTTGACGATTCAAGAGTTGTGCACAGTTTTTATTATGGCCGGAACCAACTGAGTCGTCAGAGTGTTGACTTCAAGAATCGGACCAGACTTTATGTGTCTGAACTGTGGACAGGGAACGCCTCTCTGAGAATCACAGATGTCCGAGCGCAGGACGCAGGACAGTACCTTTGCACAGTTAGTGATGACAGGGGAACCGATAAAGCAGAGATGAAGGTGGAGTATGCAG CATTCTATTCTGAACCCCAGCTGATTATTGAAGTGGGCCTCCACAACTCAAGTGTCCAGTTTGAAACTGAGGGCTTCCCTAAAGCAGAGGTCCAGTGGTTGGGGCCACAAGAACAGGAGCTGGAACATCAGTCAGAGTTCAAATACGG GGACGGTCTCTTCTATCTGACAACTTCTTATGTGGTCCAGAACCATAATAGATCAAATATCAGCCTGCGATTGTCAAATCAACTTTTGGACCAAGTACTGGTGAGGCAAATCCATTTCAGTCAGG TGCATGGCTCCACTGACACCAGGAAGGACCTCACTATCGCTCTCTCATGCATTTGTGTTATCCTTGGCCTTGTGTGTACTGCCTTGTTATTTCATATTTATAAAAATCACACAAAACATATACTATAG